Below is a genomic region from Pedosphaera parvula Ellin514.
CGCGGCGAGGATTTCCTTATCAATACGCGGCTTGTAGTAATAACCTTCGAGATGCGCGGCGGTGACCAACTTGATCAGGTTCTTGTAACCGATCTCATCCTTCGCCAGCAGAACCAGGTGGTTATAAACATCGCGACCACCGTTGGCGCTTTTCTTTTCAGTGCGACTATGGGGAGCGACATAAACTTCGCAACCGATGATCGGCTTGATGCCCTTGTCACGCGCGGCTTTGTAGAAATCGATGGCACCAAAGAGAACCCCGTGATCGGTGATGGCCAGGGAAGGAAATTTCAACTCATGCGCCTTGTCCATCAACCGGTCAAGCCGGCAGGCACCATCGAGCAGCGAATACTCGGTGTGCAGATGTAAATGGACAAAGTCAGCGTGCGACATGTGCTTAGTTTAATGTCCGTGGTCAGTGTCGCGCAAGACTTGGCGGGGAAAAGATATTCGCATTTTAAACGGCTGATTGTGAGTAACTAATCGAGTGATTTAAGAAGAGTGATAAAGTCACTGCAAAGTTGGCCGCAGCAGGATACTTATTTCCTGGCAGGAGCCTTATTAACAGCCCGGATTACATCAAGTTCTTCGGTTTGAAAGCCATCATCTGGAAGCAAACTTAAAATGAAAGATGTTTTGCCTTCCACGTAGTCGTCTATCGAATCGGCAAACTTAAGGGCGAGACTCTTTTTGGGTTCTCCGTATTGAGAACGGGCCTTTGCATCCTGTCGCAAACGATCACGCAGCAGGAGATGGTTCTTGAGGGCGGTACAACCTTGCAAACACACATATAAATTATGTTTGATGGCGCCCTCGGGAGCACGGAAGGCGTCCCGTCCCTCAATTCCCAGGGAGCCACGATGCTCATAGCCTAGCTTCCGAAGTCGCTCGATAACTGGAGCCAGTTGTTGATGGGATGAAATGACGATGTCGATATCAATGATAGGCTTCGCAGGTAACCCCACCACCGACGTGCTCCCGACATGCTCAATGGACAACGCGACATCAGAGACCGCACCCCAAATTCTCCTCTTTAATTCCTCAAAATGATTGGCCCATTCCGGATTGTAGTCCTCAACAATAATTTTCTGGGATGCATTGGACATAAATCAGAGTCAGCAGTGAAAATCATTGCTGGCGATAAAACTCCAGCGTCCGTTTCAGCCCTGCCTGCCAGTTCACTTTTGGCTCGTATCCAAGCGCCTGCTTTGCCGCTGAAATATCGGCTTGCGAGTGCTTCACATCGCCTAAACGGGCGGGCTCAAATCGCGGTTTCAAGGACTGGCCAGTGAGTTGGTTCAGTTCGCGAAATAGTTGCAAAAGGGAGATGCTCTGACCAGCCGCGATATTGAAAACCTTGCCGATAACCTTGTCGGACGGAGCCTCGGCGGCAGCGAGATTGGCCTGAATCACGTTTTCGATATAGGTGAAATCGCGGGATTGCAATCCGTCACCATAGATGGTTGGTGGCTGGCCTTGCAGCATGGAGGTACAAAACTTCGCTATCACGCCGGAATACGGGGAATCGAATGCTTGTCGCGGCCCAAATACGTTAAAGTAGCGGAGACTCACCGTCGGCAGGTCATACAACTGGTGGAAAAGCTGGCAGTATTTTTCGGCAGCAAATTTCTGCAGGGCGTAAGGCGAGAGCGGGGCTGGCGGCATGGATTCATGCTTCGACGTCAGCGGGCTATCTCCGTAAATCGAGGAGGAAGAGGCAAACAGGAAACGTTTTACTCCTGCAGCCCGCGCCAAAATAAGCAGCCGCAACGTGCCATCGACATTGTGTTGGTGGGTTTCCAGCGGCTTGGCTACGGAAATTGGAACCGAAGTCATCGCCGCTTCATGAAAAACCCATTCGCAGCCCTGAATAAGATCTTTTACGAGCAGTTCGTCAGCGACATCGCCTTGGATACATTCCAGATCATCGCTGCTGCGCTTCCAATCCAGATTCGAAGTTTTGCCCGAGGATAGATTATCGAGCACCACCACCCTGGCACCGCGACGGCAGAGGGCTTCGGCTAAATGCGAGCCGATGAACCCTGCCCCGCCGGTAACCAAAACTTTCATTGGTTGAAGAATTGTTTGATGGTGGAAGCGACGCGTTGGATTTGCTCGTCGGTCAGCTCCGGATAAATCGGCAACACCAGGCACTCGCGCGCGGCTTGCTCGGCAATCGGGAAATCACCCGGTTTGTAGCCAAGCGAAGCGTAGCATTTCTGCAAATGAAGCGGGAGCGGATAATGCAGGGCGGACCCAATCTTATGCGCTTCCAAGTGCTTCTTGAGATCGTCGCGGCTCGGGTGGCGCACTGTGTAGAGATGATAAATGCTTTCGGCGTAAGGCCCTTCGGCAGGCAGACGCAACGGAGTGTCGGCCAACAGTTCATGATAACGCATGGCCACGTGGCGGCGCTCACGATTCCACTTTTCCAGATACTTGAGCTTCACGCCGAGGACGGCACCTTGAATGCCTTCCATGCGGTAATTATAGCCCACCTCATCGTGGTAATAGCGCACAGTCGATCCATGCTCGCGCAATGATTTTGCACGAGTCGCAAACGCATCGTTATTGGTGACCAACGCACCGCCTTCACCGCAGGCACCCACGTTCTTGGTGGGATAAAAGCTGAAACAGGAAATTTCGCCAAACGTGCCAATCTTTTTTCCCTTGTACTTGGCCCCATGAGCTTGGGCGGCATCTTCGACCAGCGCCAGGTTGTGTTTGCGGCAAATTTCGAGCAAGGGGTCGAGGTCGCATGGTTGACCGTAGAGATGAACCGGCAGGATGGCTTTGGTGCGGGGAGTGATCGCTTTTTCAACCAGTTTGGGATCAAGGTTGAAGGTTGTCTCATCAATATCCACATAAACCGGCGTGGCACCACAGTAAGAGATGGCCCAACTGGTTGCGACAAAAGTGTAAGGGGTGGTGATGACCTCGTCGCCCGGCTTCAAATTCAGGAGCAACATGGCCACATGGAGAGCGGAGGTGCCGCTATTGAAGCCCAAGGCATGTTTGGCATCACAATAGGCCGCGAAATCTTTTTCGAATTGGACGACATCGGGTCCAAGGCAAAAAGTGCAATTATCCAGAGCTTTAGCGATAACTGCGTCAATTTCCTTGCGTAACGGCCGCATTTGGGCCGCCAAATCCAGATATGGAATGGGTTGATCCATTATAAACTATATTACTTTCTGAAACACCCGCAGACTCACCAGCGAGAACCGCAAGGACGTTTCTTGCTTATGCAATTCCCCTTGGTAACATGGAACCTGCCTTTAAAGCAATCACGGCGGCGAAAAACGTCGTCCAAAGTGGCTGCAAAATAGTTGACACATGGCCCGAAGCCTCAACTATGTAAAAGGCAATATTTGATGAATAATCTGAAGAGCATTTTTAAGTTTGGTTGGCCTTATCTGCGCCGTTATAAGGGGCGCTTGATGGCAGGCATCCTGTTGGGGTTCCTGTTCGGCGCTTCCAATGCCAGCTTTATCTGGGCGACCAAGACTTTGTTTACGCGCCTGACGCCGCCGGCTGAGTCGACTGCGATGCCCGACAGTAAAAAAACCCCGGGAATTTTTTCTGAACAGGCAAAGCAAATCCAACAGACAGTTGAAACAGTCGTCGATCCCTGGCTGCCTAGGATTAATACCGAGCTGAAGTGGCGGCAAATTCTGGGCGGCTTGCTATTGCTGCCGATCCTGGTTTTCTTTCGCGGCAGCGTAGGTTATCTGAACAGTTATTGCATGGCCTGGGTCAGTGAACGGGTCATCAAAGATCTGCGCCTGGACTTGCTCCACAAGCTGAACTCACTTTCGATGGATTTCTTCAACAAATCCACCCTCGGCGATTTAATGGGAAGGGTAAATGGCGATACCCAGGCGCTTTATCGCTGCATGAGTTTGGGCTTTTCCGATCTGATCAAGGAACCGATAACAGTTGTCGGGGTGGCAGCCGGGCTTTTTTGGATGGACCCCAAACTGACGCTGCTTTCACTGATGTTTGTACCCACCATTGTTATTCCGATTCGCATTCTTAGTAAAAAGGCCAAGAAGGCATTCAAATCGAGCGTGCAGGAAGGCATCGGGCAGGACAGCCTGGTTGTGGAAGTCTACAGTAGTATTCGTGTCGTTAAAGCATTCTGCCTCGAACCCTTTCAGATGCAGCGTTTCAAAGGAATCTATGAACGTTTGGTTCGTATCGGAATGAAGAGTGTGCAGGCCAAGGAACTGATCAACCCGATCATCGAAACCCTTTCCGTAATGGGCTTGGGCGTCGTTATCATCTTCATTTGCAAAACCCATCGCGACATTCCTCATATGGCTGCCTTTTTGGTTGGTATCATTAGCATGTATACCCCCATTAAAAAGCTGGGCGGCATCCCTGTGTATTTTCAGCAGGCAAACGTGGGGGCAGAGCGGTTGATTCAGCTTTTTGCGCTCCAGCCTACCGTTAAGGAAAAAGTAGACGCCATTCCGTTAAAGAGCTTTCAGAAAGCGATAACCTTTGAAAATGTGACCTTCGCTTACGAAGGAAAAGGACCCGCTCTCAAAAACTTCAGCCTGACGATACCGCGAGGTATGAAATTAGGTATCGCTGGCGAAAGCGGCTCAGGCAAGAGCACTTTGGTAAGTTTGACTCTTCGTTTCTACGACCCTGTTTCCGGCGTCATCAAGATCGATGGTCATGACGTGCGGGAACTTTCAGTCACCGACATGCGCTCACAAATGGCGCTGGTAAGCCAGGATATCGTGCTATTCGATCAGACCATTGCTGAGAACATCGCCAATGGGAAACCGGGTGCCAGCCGCGAGGAAATCGAGGCAGCTGCAAAAGCTGCTTACGCCCATGACTTCATCATGGCGCTGCCAAAAGGTTACGATACTCGCCCGGGCGAAATGGGAAAAAACCTTTCTGGCGGCCAGAAACAGCGCCTTTGCATTGCGCGGGCATTTGTGCGCAATGCCCCGATACTCATCCTGGATGAAGCAACCGCCAGTCTGGATGCCAAGGCTGAAGGCGAAGTGCAGGCAGCCATCGATCGATTGGCAGAACACCGGACCGTTATTTGTATCGCCCATCGCCTTTCCACTTTGACCAACACGGATAAGATCATTGTCATGGACAATGGCCGCATCGTCGAAGAAGGACATTTTGATGAGTTGCTCCATGCGAATGGAACCTTTGCCAATCTGGCGCGCAAACAAGGCATCCACGCAAAATCCAAATTAGTGGCCCAGCGGTAGGCATGAGCGTCGGCATTGTCATCCCGGTTTTTAACCAGTTGAATTACACGCAAGGTTGCCTGGAAAGCCTGCGGAAAACCATTAGTCCTGACGTTGTCATTGTAATCGTCAATAATGGTTCGTCTGATGGCACGACAGCATTTCTTTCCACCTGCACCTCGGCAACGATCATCAGCAATCCGGAAAATAAAGGCTGTGCTGCCGCCTGGAATCAAGGGGTGAAAGCAACCACTGCAGATTGGGTTGTCATTCTGAACAATGATGTTCTTCTGAGCTCAGGCTGGCTGGAAGGATTGGTGGCGTTCGCAGAGCAAAATGGCCTCGACATCGTGAGTCCCGGCATTCGCGAAGGCGAATTGAACTACGATTTGGAAACCTACGCGCAACAGTTCGTCAATAACACAGGCAAAGCCGTGCGCTTCGGCGTGGCCAATGGCATCTGCTTCATGGTACATCGGCGGGTGTTCGAGAAAGTCGGCCTTTTCGACGAAAACTTCCGCATCGGCCAGTTTGAAGACTCGGATTTTTTCAAGCGGGCACAGGCCGCAGGATTCAAACTGGGCACCACAGGTCGATCATTCATTCATCATTTTGGTTCCATCACGCAAAACTCCATTCGCGAAAGCAAAACCGTGAGGCCGTACGAAGCGGAAAACCGGGCGTATTTTCGCAAGAAATGGAAACTGAACTGGCTCGCTCGCCGCCTGCAAAAGCTGAGACAAAAAGCGCAGGCCGCCTCCTGGCGAGCCAGGGAATTACGAGAGTGCGGCCATTCCTTGATGGAAAAGTGGCGCGCCGGCAAATTGGAACACCATTGAGGCTCCTGGGATGAAACCTGCCAATTTCCCAAAAAATCCTTCGTTCCTGATCGTCTCCTTGAGATTTATTGGCGATGTTCTCCTTTCAACGCCGCTGGCTGTTTCGATCAAAACGCATCTGCCCGATGCCACGGTGGATTACGTGGTGTTCAAGGGCACCGAAGGCGTGCTGGCCAAAAATCCCTACGTCCGCCAGGTTCACACCATCGAGCCCGGAACGTCAGGTTGGCGGACGGCGCTCCGGATTTTGCGGCGTTATGACTATTCCATCGCCGGAAATCCGTCGGATCGCAGCACATCGTTCACCCTTTTCGGCGGACGCCACTCGGTGGGGTTTTACATTTACAAACGGCAGGATTGGTGGAAAAAACTGTTTCTGACTCAATGCAATCCGCTGGCTCTGGAACACACCGTTCCCTTGATGCTGTCACAGTTGGATTCACTGAAGATTCCCCGTATCTCGCGAGTGGTCATGGGACACGATGAGGCGGATGCCAATTTTGTCAGGGAACAACTGGGTGAAGAGGATTACATCCTGCTGCATCCATTCACACGCCAGGCTTACAAGTACTGGCCCGCCAGACATTGGGCTCAACTGGCGGATTTGATCCAGAGACAAACAAGCTTGCGCGCTATTTTCACGCGCTCTGGATTTGCTGCGGATGAGAAGCAATTTCAGGACATTGAAGCGGCTGCAGGCCGCAAATTGATGTCATTTCCAAAATCTTTCACGTTAACGCAACTAGCCGCAGCCATTCATGGTTGTCGCACTTATGTGGGCGTAGATACCGTGGCAACTCACATGGCGGCAGCTTTGGAAGTTCCCGTAGTGGCGCTTTATGGACCGACGATGCCGGATCGTTGGGGACCTTGGCCGAATGGATATGCCACTAACGCACCTTACGCTCCGTCCGGACGCATCCAAAAAAAGCAAAATATTACCGTGCTCCAGCAATCATGGCCTTGTGTGGCGTGCAATAAGGAGCAATGTCTGCTGAGCAAAAGCACTAGGATGGAATGCCTGGAAAGTCTTTCGCCCGAAACGGTGTTGGAATCAATCAGGATTGACACTCCGCTCGCCGTCTGACATTTATTGGCTTTGGATGTTGAGAGTAAGGTGTAACTGCTTTACTTGGGAAAGAGTCTTCTCTACAGGAGTGGAGCCCAAGGGATTGTAGGGTAGACACCCCATGGCCCGTGCCCGGTGGCTGGTTAGACTTTCTGAACGCACTCGAGGCGGCGAAAGCCAAGCCGGTTGAAAACGCGGGTCTGGATCTCAGAACACCGTAGAGTTCAATGGCTATAAAGCATAAAATGTACGATGAGGAGCGGGTTGTGCAACCGTTGAACTCCAGCATTGGAAGCGAGGAGGGATTCCTTGTTTTGGCAGCAACAAATTTATCCCAATGTCATTAAAAGATAACTTATGAACACTGGCGCTACCCCTTCCCTTAATTTGGAGGGCACATTGTTCACTGACACCAAGGCCCCGGCCCAGGCCGGACGCGTTGACCGTTATCAGGAAGCTCCCGCGGAGGCCGCCGCTCCCTCAGGCATCGCCACTGTCTCGGCCGGGGAACTGGCATCGCCGCTCCAAAGGCGGTTGTCCCCCGCAAGTCCACCCGCCACAATTCCCGTTCGCATGCCGAAAGTCAGCATCCTGGTTCCCACCTATAATTACGCTCGTTACCTGCGTGAAACGATCGAGTCGGTACTGAACCAGGATTTCGAGGATTTTGAATTGATCATTGTGGATGATTGCTCCTCAGATAACAGTCATGAAGTCATCGCGCATTATGCAGCGCAGGACGGGCGGATTCGCTATCAGATCAATGCCAAAAATCTGGGCATGGTGGCGAACTGGAATTATTGTCTCTCCCTGGCGAAGGGGGAGTATATCAAATTTTTGTTTGGTGACGATACGTTGGCCGACCGGCAGGCATTAACGAAGATGGTCCGCATGCTGGAGGAAAATCCTTCAGCAGTACTCGCGGTCTCGGCACGGAATATTCTTGATGAACATTCGCAGGTGATCGAAATCATGGATCACCTGGGCACGAATGGCGTGCAGTTGGGGCAGGACGTCATCGTGCGCTGCCTGGAAAGCAATGCCAATCTGATCGGTGAACCCTCCGTGGTGCTGATGCGCAAGTGCGACACCGCACGTGGCTTCAACCCCAGCTATCGCCAGCTCACGGATCTTGAAATGTGGTTTCACCTTCTGGAAAAAGGCAACGCGATTTACACTTCCGAACCACTTTGTTCCTTTCGCAAGCATCCACAGCAGCAGACAGAAGTTAACAAGGTCCAACAAATCGGCGAAAAAGAGCAACTGGTCCTGCTCACCGAGTTTTATAAACGCCCATGGGTGAAAACCCCGGAACGCCGCAAACTGCTCTTCTCCCAGCTTTATTGGTTGCGGAAGAATGCGAAAAAGGGCCAGGGATGCTCGGAACTGGAACACCGACTCGCAAGCTGTTTGGGAGATGGATGGTACGCCTGGCTTTACTTCCTCCATAAGTTGTGCCGGCCGGCACAGAACCTTCAAAGGTTTTATTACAAGCGCATACTGCGACGCCCCGTGAAATAACCACGGTGCCGGGCAGAGCCAATTGCCGGCTTCTAACAATCCGCAAATTCGGCCCAGGGAGCGCGCTGACCAATGAGTTGATTCAACTTCCGCACGTCTTCCCGATAAAATTGAGCGAGCCGTTTGTGTGCCTCCATGGGCATTTTCTTTTCCGAATCAGGTTTGGTATTCCAAATCATGTACCAGAAGAGAAAACGTCTCTCGAAAGGAAATTGCAGGCGCAGCGGAAGGAAGCTTAGAAATCTGCGAAACCAAGGGTGTCTCGCCAGGTCAGCTTCGGCCAATGGAATGCGCCTCCTGGTGCCGCCCACATGGTAATGTTTGCCAAGATTTGCCGGGGAAAAATCCTCATCCAGCTCCAAAAAGCGCATGACCTTTTTCAGCACCGTGGCGGGATCCTTTTTCAATTCATCGGTAAATAAAACCAACAACTGCTCCCTGGGAAACACTTTGTAATATTCCTCGAGTATGAGGCTGTATTCACCCATGGCGACATAGCCATTGTCCTCCGTCCCCGGGAGGAACAGACGCTCCCGGTCAACGGTTTCAGCCTTGAGCTTATCATCAACAACTTGAAGAAAGTCGCGCGATTCAATCTCACGCTTGACCATCATTTTGTAATGGGAATAAGCGCGCTCGATGGGATTGCGCAGCAAAGCGATCAACTTTACGTGAGGCATCTGGTCGAAAATGCGCCGGGGTACTTCCAGGCTGGTCATGTAGGCGGGAGTCGATTTACCCCACATCTTTTCCGGCGGAGCCTCGTTGAAAAACAAATCCGAATACCATTCCCAGCCCTTCGCGCAATATTCCGAGTTGGTGAAAAAAGGGATTTCCTTTTCCGGCAACATGTAGAGTTTTGGGTGCCGCTCCAGATATTTGTGCAGCGAAGTGGTGCCGGATTTCTGCGCCCCGATGATCATGAAATCCAGCTTTGTCGCACGTCCCCCGTTCGTCCGATGGTTTAAGGATGCCTGCATTACAGCTTCATTTTTACAAGGTTCAGCCTGCTTAGTAGAAATATCGACCAGGGACGACTTTCCCAGGGCAATAGTGGAATCACCATGGAAGGAGGAGTGCCCCAAACCTTCGGGCAGGCTTTCAGAAAAACTACTTTTATGCAACATCGTACTGTAATTTTTGCAGCCACGGCGGTTTGTCGAATATGGGGTAATGACCTACCCACAGTTAAATCGTTACCTGCTTTTTTATTATAAACATTAAACATCAGAAAGCGTCCGGCTTTGCACCCGCTGAAATTCTCGAGTCAGAACCCCGGGCATCTTTCCATGAAGAACAACCTTGCTTCCTTGCATCGAACCGAATAGTTCATATCCCTTATGACGCCCGTTTCGGTCGTGGTAAACACATTAAATGAAGAAGCCAACCTGCCCGGTTGTCTCGAAAGTT
It encodes:
- a CDS encoding sulfotransferase domain-containing protein, with protein sequence MLHKSSFSESLPEGLGHSSFHGDSTIALGKSSLVDISTKQAEPCKNEAVMQASLNHRTNGGRATKLDFMIIGAQKSGTTSLHKYLERHPKLYMLPEKEIPFFTNSEYCAKGWEWYSDLFFNEAPPEKMWGKSTPAYMTSLEVPRRIFDQMPHVKLIALLRNPIERAYSHYKMMVKREIESRDFLQVVDDKLKAETVDRERLFLPGTEDNGYVAMGEYSLILEEYYKVFPREQLLVLFTDELKKDPATVLKKVMRFLELDEDFSPANLGKHYHVGGTRRRIPLAEADLARHPWFRRFLSFLPLRLQFPFERRFLFWYMIWNTKPDSEKKMPMEAHKRLAQFYREDVRKLNQLIGQRAPWAEFADC
- a CDS encoding SDR family oxidoreductase, with protein sequence MKVLVTGGAGFIGSHLAEALCRRGARVVVLDNLSSGKTSNLDWKRSSDDLECIQGDVADELLVKDLIQGCEWVFHEAAMTSVPISVAKPLETHQHNVDGTLRLLILARAAGVKRFLFASSSSIYGDSPLTSKHESMPPAPLSPYALQKFAAEKYCQLFHQLYDLPTVSLRYFNVFGPRQAFDSPYSGVIAKFCTSMLQGQPPTIYGDGLQSRDFTYIENVIQANLAAAEAPSDKVIGKVFNIAAGQSISLLQLFRELNQLTGQSLKPRFEPARLGDVKHSQADISAAKQALGYEPKVNWQAGLKRTLEFYRQQ
- a CDS encoding DegT/DnrJ/EryC1/StrS family aminotransferase, whose translation is MDQPIPYLDLAAQMRPLRKEIDAVIAKALDNCTFCLGPDVVQFEKDFAAYCDAKHALGFNSGTSALHVAMLLLNLKPGDEVITTPYTFVATSWAISYCGATPVYVDIDETTFNLDPKLVEKAITPRTKAILPVHLYGQPCDLDPLLEICRKHNLALVEDAAQAHGAKYKGKKIGTFGEISCFSFYPTKNVGACGEGGALVTNNDAFATRAKSLREHGSTVRYYHDEVGYNYRMEGIQGAVLGVKLKYLEKWNRERRHVAMRYHELLADTPLRLPAEGPYAESIYHLYTVRHPSRDDLKKHLEAHKIGSALHYPLPLHLQKCYASLGYKPGDFPIAEQAARECLVLPIYPELTDEQIQRVASTIKQFFNQ
- a CDS encoding glycosyltransferase family 2 protein, coding for MSVGIVIPVFNQLNYTQGCLESLRKTISPDVVIVIVNNGSSDGTTAFLSTCTSATIISNPENKGCAAAWNQGVKATTADWVVILNNDVLLSSGWLEGLVAFAEQNGLDIVSPGIREGELNYDLETYAQQFVNNTGKAVRFGVANGICFMVHRRVFEKVGLFDENFRIGQFEDSDFFKRAQAAGFKLGTTGRSFIHHFGSITQNSIRESKTVRPYEAENRAYFRKKWKLNWLARRLQKLRQKAQAASWRARELRECGHSLMEKWRAGKLEHH
- a CDS encoding ABC transporter ATP-binding protein yields the protein MNNLKSIFKFGWPYLRRYKGRLMAGILLGFLFGASNASFIWATKTLFTRLTPPAESTAMPDSKKTPGIFSEQAKQIQQTVETVVDPWLPRINTELKWRQILGGLLLLPILVFFRGSVGYLNSYCMAWVSERVIKDLRLDLLHKLNSLSMDFFNKSTLGDLMGRVNGDTQALYRCMSLGFSDLIKEPITVVGVAAGLFWMDPKLTLLSLMFVPTIVIPIRILSKKAKKAFKSSVQEGIGQDSLVVEVYSSIRVVKAFCLEPFQMQRFKGIYERLVRIGMKSVQAKELINPIIETLSVMGLGVVIIFICKTHRDIPHMAAFLVGIISMYTPIKKLGGIPVYFQQANVGAERLIQLFALQPTVKEKVDAIPLKSFQKAITFENVTFAYEGKGPALKNFSLTIPRGMKLGIAGESGSGKSTLVSLTLRFYDPVSGVIKIDGHDVRELSVTDMRSQMALVSQDIVLFDQTIAENIANGKPGASREEIEAAAKAAYAHDFIMALPKGYDTRPGEMGKNLSGGQKQRLCIARAFVRNAPILILDEATASLDAKAEGEVQAAIDRLAEHRTVICIAHRLSTLTNTDKIIVMDNGRIVEEGHFDELLHANGTFANLARKQGIHAKSKLVAQR
- a CDS encoding glycosyltransferase family 2 protein; the protein is MNTGATPSLNLEGTLFTDTKAPAQAGRVDRYQEAPAEAAAPSGIATVSAGELASPLQRRLSPASPPATIPVRMPKVSILVPTYNYARYLRETIESVLNQDFEDFELIIVDDCSSDNSHEVIAHYAAQDGRIRYQINAKNLGMVANWNYCLSLAKGEYIKFLFGDDTLADRQALTKMVRMLEENPSAVLAVSARNILDEHSQVIEIMDHLGTNGVQLGQDVIVRCLESNANLIGEPSVVLMRKCDTARGFNPSYRQLTDLEMWFHLLEKGNAIYTSEPLCSFRKHPQQQTEVNKVQQIGEKEQLVLLTEFYKRPWVKTPERRKLLFSQLYWLRKNAKKGQGCSELEHRLASCLGDGWYAWLYFLHKLCRPAQNLQRFYYKRILRRPVK
- a CDS encoding GrpB family protein — its product is MSNASQKIIVEDYNPEWANHFEELKRRIWGAVSDVALSIEHVGSTSVVGLPAKPIIDIDIVISSHQQLAPVIERLRKLGYEHRGSLGIEGRDAFRAPEGAIKHNLYVCLQGCTALKNHLLLRDRLRQDAKARSQYGEPKKSLALKFADSIDDYVEGKTSFILSLLPDDGFQTEELDVIRAVNKAPARK
- a CDS encoding glycosyltransferase family 9 protein — its product is MKPANFPKNPSFLIVSLRFIGDVLLSTPLAVSIKTHLPDATVDYVVFKGTEGVLAKNPYVRQVHTIEPGTSGWRTALRILRRYDYSIAGNPSDRSTSFTLFGGRHSVGFYIYKRQDWWKKLFLTQCNPLALEHTVPLMLSQLDSLKIPRISRVVMGHDEADANFVREQLGEEDYILLHPFTRQAYKYWPARHWAQLADLIQRQTSLRAIFTRSGFAADEKQFQDIEAAAGRKLMSFPKSFTLTQLAAAIHGCRTYVGVDTVATHMAAALEVPVVALYGPTMPDRWGPWPNGYATNAPYAPSGRIQKKQNITVLQQSWPCVACNKEQCLLSKSTRMECLESLSPETVLESIRIDTPLAV